A genomic stretch from Coffea arabica cultivar ET-39 chromosome 10c, Coffea Arabica ET-39 HiFi, whole genome shotgun sequence includes:
- the LOC113714895 gene encoding uncharacterized protein — translation MAISRINGVMAILLCGMILLSSNVEVKVVEACPQYCLDVEYMTCGNSETKLPPRCNCCLAPKGCTLHLADGTSQYCS, via the exons ATGGCAATCAGCAGGATTAATGGTGTAATGGCTATTCTTTTGTGCG GAATGATTCTTCTAAGTTCCAATGTGGAAGTCAAGGTTGTCGAGGCTTGCCCACAATATTGCTTAGATGTGGAGTACATGACCTGCGGTAACTCGGAAACAAAGCTGCCCCCAAGATGCAATTGTTGTTTGGCCCCAAAGGGCTGCACTCTTCATCTTGCTGATGGAACTTCACAATATTGCAGCTAA